A single window of Coriobacteriia bacterium DNA harbors:
- a CDS encoding NAD(P)H-hydrate dehydratase, which translates to MIRALTAEQVRAVEARAVAEQGVELATLMRAAGAAVAAQVAARDEHGSVFVLAGSGNNAGDGWIAAHDLHAQGRAVRVLTTRNPRDLKGIAAEAAKGAMVAGVHWRVPTAPLSAEDLHGGDVIVDALLGIGSSGALREPLDSWVRAANESGAYVIAVDVPTGIDADKGAVLGDAIRADCTVTFTAPKCGLLLFPAAAYAGEVVVADVGIEPRFVAELAEAPEVWTAEEYAALLPLPAADTHKNARGRVLVIAGSGQFPGAAVLATRGAMRSGAGYVTLAVPDGVVATAQAHLLAAPVVGLPQGRTHAFSSAAADKAIALAREFDAVVLGPGLTMADGAAATAREIVSRLDRPLVIDADALNALVDAHELVERRRQPTIITPHPGELARLLGTTAADVQADRVSSSAKLAGPGRVVVLKGAGTVTSGDGRQVINTSGSPALATAGTGDVLAGVIGGLLAQGLSAFDAAALGAYLHGRAGEAAAADLTPLCVTSEDVPEYLPVAAAELLGSW; encoded by the coding sequence GTGATCCGAGCACTCACCGCCGAGCAGGTCCGGGCCGTTGAGGCGCGCGCCGTCGCCGAGCAGGGCGTCGAGCTCGCCACGCTGATGCGAGCCGCCGGCGCGGCCGTCGCAGCACAAGTCGCCGCGCGCGACGAGCACGGCTCCGTCTTCGTACTCGCTGGCTCGGGCAACAACGCGGGAGACGGCTGGATCGCCGCACACGATCTGCACGCGCAGGGGCGTGCCGTGCGCGTGCTCACGACGCGCAATCCACGCGACCTGAAGGGAATCGCCGCCGAGGCTGCGAAAGGCGCGATGGTCGCCGGGGTGCACTGGCGCGTTCCCACCGCTCCACTCAGCGCCGAGGACCTGCACGGCGGCGACGTCATCGTCGATGCGCTCCTCGGCATCGGTTCGAGCGGGGCGCTTCGCGAGCCGCTGGACTCCTGGGTGCGCGCGGCCAACGAGAGTGGCGCCTACGTGATAGCCGTCGATGTCCCAACCGGCATCGACGCCGACAAGGGCGCCGTTCTCGGCGATGCGATTCGCGCTGACTGCACCGTCACGTTCACCGCTCCCAAGTGCGGGTTGCTGCTGTTCCCGGCCGCCGCCTACGCTGGCGAGGTCGTTGTCGCCGACGTCGGCATCGAGCCTCGTTTCGTCGCCGAGCTCGCCGAGGCGCCCGAGGTCTGGACCGCCGAGGAGTACGCGGCGCTGCTGCCGCTTCCAGCGGCCGACACCCACAAGAACGCGCGAGGGCGCGTGCTGGTCATCGCCGGCTCGGGGCAGTTCCCGGGCGCGGCCGTGCTCGCGACGCGCGGAGCGATGCGGTCGGGCGCAGGCTACGTCACGCTCGCGGTGCCAGACGGCGTCGTGGCGACCGCACAGGCCCATCTGCTTGCCGCGCCCGTGGTGGGGCTGCCACAGGGCCGCACGCACGCGTTTTCCTCGGCAGCCGCAGACAAGGCGATCGCGCTGGCTCGGGAGTTCGACGCGGTGGTGCTTGGGCCGGGGCTGACGATGGCCGACGGCGCAGCTGCGACGGCGCGCGAGATAGTGTCGCGTCTCGACAGGCCGCTCGTCATCGACGCGGACGCACTCAACGCGCTGGTCGACGCGCACGAACTCGTCGAGCGGCGCAGGCAGCCAACCATCATCACCCCCCATCCTGGCGAGCTCGCCCGCCTGCTGGGCACGACGGCGGCCGACGTTCAAGCCGATAGGGTATCCTCGTCAGCGAAGCTTGCGGGACCCGGACGGGTGGTCGTGCTCAAGGGTGCGGGTACCGTGACCAGCGGCGATGGTCGACAGGTCATCAACACGTCGGGATCGCCCGCGCTTGCCACTGCGGGGACCGGTGACGTTCTAGCCGGCGTGATCGGTGGGCTGCTGGCGCAGGGGCTCTCGGCGTTCGACGCAGCCGCACTCGGCGCATACCTTCACGGTCGCGCAGGCGAGGCCGCGGCGGCCGACCTGACGCCGCTGTGCGTTACGTCCGAAGACGTGCCAGAGTATCTGCCTGTCGCCGCGGCCGAGTTGCTCGGCAGCTGGTAG
- a CDS encoding CBS domain-containing protein: MVDKTVRDIMTANPVTVPSSMSVTDAARLMVDRHIGALPVVDGGKLTGLVTEGDLIMKDIKLEYPTYIHLLDGFIMYPPSTSRFERELKKAVAATVADVMTAEPHTVQASSSVEDVATLLVDRDVSRLPVLDGDKLVGIVTKSDVLRSMIAGAEQ; encoded by the coding sequence ATGGTCGACAAAACAGTGCGCGACATCATGACCGCCAACCCAGTGACGGTTCCCTCGTCCATGAGCGTCACCGATGCGGCTCGGCTGATGGTCGATCGGCATATCGGCGCGCTACCCGTGGTCGACGGCGGCAAGCTGACCGGCTTGGTGACCGAGGGCGACCTCATCATGAAGGACATCAAGCTCGAGTACCCCACCTACATCCATCTGCTCGACGGCTTCATCATGTATCCGCCGTCGACGAGTCGCTTCGAGCGCGAGTTGAAGAAGGCCGTCGCCGCCACAGTCGCCGATGTGATGACCGCCGAGCCACACACGGTGCAGGCGAGCTCGAGCGTCGAAGACGTCGCAACGCTTCTGGTCGATCGCGACGTCTCGCGACTGCCCGTACTCGATGGCGACAAGCTCGTTGGCATCGTCACCAAGTCCGACGTGTTGCGCTCGATGATTGCGGGAGCCGAGCAGTGA